In Deltaproteobacteria bacterium, the following proteins share a genomic window:
- a CDS encoding extracellular solute-binding protein: protein MKKLVVLLMVVLFAVPSFAADLAKAKAEGKASFYANITAVEPIMDAFNAATGVDGVYTRISTSKYLATVATEFEAGKLTADVLQAPMPIMQTLKDMGVFTPYRSPSAAGYPDWATRDDTIMQFGIEYVAPIYNKELVKPADVPKSYMDLIDKKWFDKIVMPDPSSHATTISWLVGMKESNIFASEDEWMKFVKGLAANKPMFVKSFGPSPGPVESGEKLLAISMPKYIITHAPAPLDWVRVDTLLGTPRGIAIAAKAPHPDAARVFMDYWLSKDAMQLLADKVGEYVLTPGVKSPIEGMDKVKVLPIRQLSNKEIKSWGKKFQKIFFGE, encoded by the coding sequence ATGAAAAAACTCGTAGTTCTGTTGATGGTTGTTCTTTTTGCTGTACCGTCCTTCGCCGCCGACCTCGCCAAGGCCAAGGCGGAGGGAAAAGCGAGCTTTTACGCCAATATCACAGCGGTAGAGCCCATAATGGATGCTTTTAACGCAGCTACGGGAGTGGACGGTGTGTACACCCGTATCTCGACCTCCAAGTACCTGGCCACCGTGGCCACGGAATTTGAGGCAGGCAAACTCACAGCCGACGTGCTCCAGGCCCCCATGCCTATAATGCAGACCCTCAAGGATATGGGAGTGTTCACCCCCTACAGGTCGCCGTCGGCCGCGGGCTATCCCGACTGGGCGACCAGGGACGACACGATCATGCAGTTCGGTATCGAGTACGTCGCCCCGATCTACAACAAGGAATTGGTCAAACCCGCCGACGTTCCCAAAAGCTACATGGACCTGATCGACAAGAAGTGGTTCGACAAGATCGTCATGCCCGATCCGTCTTCCCACGCCACTACCATATCGTGGCTGGTGGGGATGAAGGAATCGAACATCTTCGCCTCCGAAGACGAGTGGATGAAGTTCGTCAAGGGGCTTGCGGCCAATAAGCCCATGTTTGTCAAGTCCTTCGGGCCTTCCCCGGGTCCCGTGGAAAGTGGTGAAAAGCTCCTGGCCATATCCATGCCCAAGTATATCATCACCCACGCCCCGGCGCCCCTGGATTGGGTGAGAGTGGACACGCTCCTCGGCACTCCGCGCGGAATAGCTATCGCCGCCAAGGCCCCCCACCCGGATGCCGCGAGGGTGTTCATGGACTACTGGCTTTCCAAAGACGCCATGCAGCTGCTTGCCGACAAGGTCGGTGAATACGTGCTGACCCCGGGCGTAAAATCGCCCATCGAGGGTATGGACAAGGTCAAGGTCCTGCCCATCCGTCAGCTGTCGAACAAAGAGATCAAGAGCTGGGGTAAAAAGTTCCAAAAGATTTTTTTCGGCGAATAG